One stretch of Roseimicrobium sp. ORNL1 DNA includes these proteins:
- a CDS encoding L,D-transpeptidase family protein, which yields MAWGRGVSTPTDSSIPWKMEKDGKAPAGVFELGRLHGYAAGPPQGSDWPYLQVGPYDAWVDDPRLPHYNQHVRVDPENIPSWFESQRMRLGDAAYKWLLEIRHNTNPPQPGYGSAIFFHVRRGPDRPSAGCTTMAVENLENMIRWIREEKRPYYVLLPKAEYDKVRKSWGLP from the coding sequence ATGGCTTGGGGGCGAGGGGTTTCAACGCCCACAGATTCCTCGATCCCCTGGAAAATGGAAAAGGATGGCAAGGCGCCAGCCGGGGTTTTTGAGTTGGGCCGACTCCATGGTTATGCAGCGGGCCCTCCTCAGGGATCGGACTGGCCCTACCTTCAGGTTGGCCCTTATGACGCATGGGTGGATGATCCTCGTCTGCCCCACTACAACCAGCATGTCCGCGTGGATCCGGAGAACATTCCCTCGTGGTTCGAGAGCCAGCGCATGAGGCTGGGCGATGCCGCCTACAAGTGGCTGCTGGAAATTCGCCACAATACAAATCCTCCACAGCCTGGTTACGGCAGCGCCATTTTCTTCCACGTGCGCCGCGGCCCCGACCGTCCCAGCGCCGGCTGCACCACCATGGCAGTGGAGAATCTGGAAAACATGATCCGCTGGATTCGGGAGGAAAAACGCCCGTACTACGTGCTGCTTCCCAAGGCGGAGTATGACAAGGTTCGGAAGTCGTGGGGGCTGCCGTGA
- a CDS encoding CPXCG motif-containing cysteine-rich protein, whose product MPTVTCPTCFEEFDVPAPYITEVPCTVDYDCEVCCRPMSIDFWEEDGEVVAQASGLAE is encoded by the coding sequence ATGCCCACCGTCACCTGCCCCACCTGCTTCGAGGAATTTGATGTCCCGGCGCCTTACATTACCGAGGTGCCTTGCACGGTGGACTATGATTGCGAGGTGTGTTGTCGTCCCATGAGCATCGACTTCTGGGAGGAGGACGGCGAGGTGGTGGCGCAGGCGAGTGGGCTGGCTGAGTAA
- a CDS encoding helix-turn-helix domain-containing protein yields the protein MTRFLRSYFHTERDALRGALYHTVRAGHLVADKAHHVDRETLAGHELVYCLRGAGSVRVAGRTHRVKARGLYWISCWHPHSYRADATDPWELYWVRIDGPGLDALAKILRISDLPVFPALDDAAVKSCFGDIFEIFDAPSPASPARMHASLARLLAMLYESRFRDVADMDALTSVPSALERPLVRMRQHYADPLRLADLSGLAGMSVSHFIRTFKRSMGTSPIDWLRRERISQAKRRLIDTDEPVKEIARQCGYRDPYFFSKDFKKLTGLPPSSYRERERGARPPVS from the coding sequence ATGACCCGGTTTCTCCGCAGCTATTTCCACACCGAGAGGGATGCCCTTCGCGGGGCGCTCTATCATACGGTGCGCGCGGGGCATCTCGTGGCGGACAAGGCTCACCACGTGGATCGCGAAACGCTTGCGGGGCATGAGCTGGTCTATTGCCTCCGTGGCGCCGGTTCCGTCCGCGTCGCTGGCAGGACCCATCGTGTGAAAGCTCGAGGGCTCTACTGGATCTCCTGCTGGCATCCCCATTCCTACCGCGCGGATGCCACGGATCCGTGGGAGCTCTACTGGGTGCGCATTGATGGCCCCGGTCTCGATGCCCTGGCGAAAATCCTGCGCATTTCCGATCTGCCGGTTTTTCCTGCACTGGATGATGCCGCAGTGAAGTCCTGCTTTGGCGACATCTTTGAAATCTTCGATGCACCCTCGCCGGCCAGCCCCGCGCGCATGCATGCGAGTCTCGCCCGTCTGCTGGCCATGCTCTACGAGAGCCGCTTCCGCGATGTGGCAGACATGGACGCGCTGACGTCCGTGCCGAGTGCCCTGGAGCGTCCGCTGGTGCGCATGCGTCAGCACTATGCAGACCCGCTGCGCCTCGCCGATCTCTCCGGGCTGGCGGGCATGAGCGTGAGTCATTTCATCCGCACGTTCAAGCGCAGCATGGGCACCAGCCCCATCGACTGGCTGCGTCGTGAGCGCATCAGTCAGGCAAAACGGCGTCTCATCGATACGGACGAGCCCGTGAAGGAAATCGCCCGGCAGTGCGGCTACCGCGATCCCTACTTCTTCAGCAAGGACTTCAAGAAGCTCACCGGCCTGCCGCCTTCCAGCTACCGTGAGCGCGAGCGTGGCGCTCGTCCGCCGGTGAGCTAG